The Tessaracoccus timonensis sequence GAATCTGTCGCCGGCGGGCTGATCGCCTGGGGTAAAGACGGCAACCCCATCCTGCCCGGGAAATATCGACGGCGACGGTAACCGTCGAAGCCTCAAGATAGATCAAGTTCGTGGCTCGTCTACCCGCCACGAACTTGATCTATGTTTCAGCGTGGCGTTGGAGCCAGTAGCCAGGCTTTCGACGTTGGTGTGCATAGGCGAGAACCAGGATGGAATCGCTGTCAACGGTGTAGATGATCCGATAAGGAAAGCGCCGAATTCGTTTGCTGCGAATCAACGTCCCGTCGGCGGTGGTGGTGAATAGCGGACCGGCATGTGGCCACGCCGCGAGTTCGAGCCGCGCAGACTGGGCACATTCCATAAACGCTAGACCGATACCGGGCTCCTGGTCCTCGTACCAGCGCACAGCATCATCGAATTCAGCTACTGCGGCTGGATGCTCGCGCTGCGGCAGGTTCATTGGCGCAACGATGCGCGTAGGCGAGCGTAATGCTCGTCCGCATCTTCCAGCTCGACTGCGTCACGACGAATTTCTGCTAGGCGGCGGGAAGCTTCGCGGCGCCAGGCAGCGTCGGAAGCGGTGGCAGCTTCGTCGTCGAGGCTTTCAAAGAGGGCATTCGCGACCACCGCGCGCTGGTCGGCGTCGAGAGCGAGGGCATCGCGTAGTAGGGCCTCGGCGGTGGTCGTCATGTCTCGGAGTGTACCTGCCAGGAGGAGCGAGATGCTGAGATCTTTAGATGCAGCCGTCGAAGCCTCAAGATAGATCAAGTTCGTGGTGCGTCTACCCGCCACGAACTTGATCTATCTTTGTCCCGATCAGAACGGGGTGATGCACCAGGGTTCGCGACGCCGGCGCAGCAGCATGCCGAACACGTCGATGGCTTGCTGGTTGCCCTTGACCCACCCGACGGTGGTGAGCGCGTGGATGTTCACGCCGCCCAGCAGCGTCGAGCCGAGGGCGGCGACGTTGATGTCCAGCTCGGGTTCGTCGTCGGTGGGGACGCAGGTGGCCTTGCCCTTTTCGACGGTGAGGCGCCACACTCCGTCGGCGATGCCCATCTTGTCGATGACGCGGAAGCACACCTCGCCCTCGGTGTAGTAGTTGCGGGCGGTGAGCACGGCGGCCGGGTCGAGCACGCGCAGCCACAGCAGGTCGTCGTGTTCCTTGACGATGTAGCGGCGGCGGTCGGTGAGCGCCCAGGGGAGGTGTTCGTCGTTGCGGGCGCGGTTGAACCGCACGCGACGAACGAGGTCGAGCGAGCCGAGGAACGCCCACATGGCGACGCTGGCGTCTGTGTTCGTCGGAACGAAGTCGATGACGTTGATGGCGTCGTCGCGGTCGGCAGACTTCCAGGTGGCGTAGCCGTCGAGGTTGCCCTGCTCATCCCAGTGGCCGACGGCGCGGATCTTGTCGTCGTGCTTACGGGTGGATTTCTCGACGGAGCCGTTCAGCACCTCCATCACGGGTGCGCAGCGGCCGATCGAGCCGGTTTGGGTGGCGTGGAACTTGTCGAAGACGACGCGGGATGCCTCGGCGAGCTGCTGCACGTCGAGGTATTCGCAGGTGCCGGTGATGGGGGCGTGGATGTCGAAGCCGCTGCCGACGCGGAGTTCGATCTGGTCTTTGAAGATGGCGGCGCCGAAGCCGAAGCGGCCGTAGATGGTGGCCTCGGTGGCGGTGAGCGCTGCGACGGCCAGGCCGCGTTCCTTGGCTGCGGTCAGCGAGGCGGTCATGAGGTTGCGGGCGATGCCCTGGCGACGATGTGAGGCCCGGACGGTGACGTCGCTGATCTGGTGGCAGTCGATCACCGAGCCGCCGACGTTGAGGGAGCCGTTCCATTCCATGAAGGTGGCGACGGGGATGTCGGTGCCCAGCGCATAGTCGCGCGGCTCCAGATCCCACACGCCGCGCATGACGGTGCCGTGTTCGGCTTCGATGGAAAGTTGGTGTTCGAGGAATTCCTCGGTGGGGTGGGGGTCGTGGAACCCCTGCTGCACGGCGGTGAGCCATGCGCGGTACCACGGGTTCTCAGAAAGCTTCGCGCTCGTAACTTCGTGTGTTCTGTACTCGTGCTTCACCCACTTGAGGCTAGCAAATGGGGTGTTTGGCCGAAGGCCTTCGCAGAAGGTAATGTTGCTCTTCGGTTCGATTTTTTCGAGCCATGCCCTCCTGCCACGGGACAGACTCGTGGCCGTTAGTCCGAAGGAGGTGGGGCAAAGCATGCGCAAGTACGAAGTTATGGTCCTCATCGACTCCGACGTCGACGAGCGTCAGGTGCCTGCTCTCATCGAGAAGCACCTCGAAACCGTCACGAAGGAAGGCGGCACCGTCGACAACACCGACATCTGGGGCCGTCGCACCCTCGCCTACGACATCAACAAGAAGTCTGAGGCTATCTACGTGGTGCTCCAGCTCACCTGTGAGCCTGCCACGGTGTCTGAACTCGATCGCCTCCTGGCAATCGACGAGAAGATCGTGCGCACCAAGGTTCTCCGTCTCGAGGACTGAAGTTTTCCACAGATTCAATACAACATGGGCGTGACTGTCAGTCCGCGCCCATAGTGTGGGTACAAGAACACGTCTAACTCGGAGGCATCTCAATGGCAGGCGAAACCCAGATCACGATCATTGGCAATCTCACGAGCGCACCAGAACTGCGCTTCACCGCGAACGGTTCGGCGGTCGCGAACTTCCGCGTGGCCAGCACGCCGCGCACATTCGACCCGCAGTCGAACCAATTTCGCGACGGCGATCCACTGTTCCTGAACTGCTCCGTGTGGCGTCAGCACGCCGAGAACGTGGCCGAATCGCTCGACAAGGGCATGCGCGTCATCGTTCACGGCAAGTTGAAGTCGCGCAGCTACCAAGATCGCGAGGGCCAACAGCGCACGGTCTTTGAAGTAGATGTCGACGAGGTTGGGCCCGCCCTTCGCTACGCAACCGCACAGGTCACCAAAACCTCTGGTGGTGGCGGTGGCGGCCAGTGGCAGGGTGGCCAGAACTCCGGCGGCGACGGTGGCGACTCCTGGTCGAGCTCCAACAACTCGAGCCAGAACCGCGGCGCCAACGACCCGTGGGGCCCGGCATCGCAGTCCGACGAACCGCCGTTCTGATCCCGCACACGCTACGTCTCGGTACCGGCGCAGTCGATGGTCGAGTGACGTCCGTCCAGACGGTCGAGTAGCGGCGAAGCCGCGTATCGAGACCAGAACGATCCCGACGGTCGAGTAGGGCCGTAGGCCCGTATCGAGACCAGACCGAACCCGACGGTCGAGTAGGGCCGAAGGCCCGTATCGAGACCATCCACCAACACAACAACAAACCACAAGGCACATTCCGTCGAGAGACGGGCTTGCTCGGGAAACCCGAGAGAAAAGGAGCACCATAATGGCCGGTCCACAGCGCAAGTCTGTGAACAAGAAGAAGATCATGCCGGTGAAGACCACCCGCGTGGCCAACATCGACTACAAAGACATCAACACGCTCAAGCGGTTCATTTCTGAGCGTGGCAAGATCCGCGCCCGCCGCGTCACTGGCCTGTCGGTTCAGGACCAGCGCAAGGTTGCCATCGCCGTCAAGAACGCTCGTGAGGTAGCGCTGCTGCCCTACGCGTCCACGGCCCGCTGATCGGAGGAAGACTCATGAAGCTCATTCTCACCAGCACCATTGACAAGCTCGGCGTTGCCGGCGACATCGTTGAGGTTCGCGACGGCTACGGCCGCAACTACCTCATCCCTCAGGGTAAGGCCATCCTGTGGAGCAAGGGCGCCGAAACCCAGATCGAGGGCATCAAGCGCGCACGCGACGCCCGCGAGATCCGCGGCGTGGAGCACGCTCAGGAGATCCGCTCGCAGCTCGAGGAGCTCACCATCAAGGTGGCTGCTCGCGCGTCGGAGGAAGGCAGCCTCTTCGGTTCCGTGACGTCGAACGATTTCGCCGTCGCTGTGAAGAAGGCCGGCGGCCCGACCATTGACAAGCGTGCCGTCTCGTTCCCGAAGCACGTGAAGACCCTCGGCCAGCATGCCGCTGAACTCAAGCTGCATCCCGCCGTCGTCGCACACGTCAACTTCGAGGTGGTCAGCGCCTGATCTAGGCACTCTCAACAGTTGGGCCCCGCACTTCCTGATCGGAGTGCGGGGCCCAACTGTTATTCAGCCACTACCGAGTGCGGGTGAGCGTGACTACATTCGAGTACACCGTTCCCACGCCGTCAATGCTGGCGCCGACGCGCCAACGGTACGTGCCTGGAGTGGCCCAACCGTAGGTGAGCGGTACCGCGTAGAAGCCGTGGGCGTCGGCGGTGCGCACCTGCGAGCGCGACCACTTGTTACCGATACGCACCTCGGTCCACACCTTCGCGTTGGCTCCGGCGTTGACGGTGCCCCACACATTGGAGACGAGCCCGACGCGTTTCGTTCCGGCGGTCTTCGCGGTAACACCGACACGGCGCTGCGTCCGTTCGGGCGTCACCTCGAGGGAACCGTCGCTGTGCTTCACAACGACGCGCCAGCGCAAGGTTCCGGCTGAGTTCCTGCCGTAGGTGAGCGGAATCTTCCAGAACCCAGCCCGAGCGGTGATGCTCTGCGACGTCGACCACCCCTTGCCAGGAACGTACACCTGGGTGGAGATACGGGCGTTGTCAGCAACGTTGCCCCAGGCATACGAGGCGCGGCCCACCGCGGTGATCTGAGCGGC is a genomic window containing:
- a CDS encoding GNAT family N-acetyltransferase, with protein sequence MKHEYRTHEVTSAKLSENPWYRAWLTAVQQGFHDPHPTEEFLEHQLSIEAEHGTVMRGVWDLEPRDYALGTDIPVATFMEWNGSLNVGGSVIDCHQISDVTVRASHRRQGIARNLMTASLTAAKERGLAVAALTATEATIYGRFGFGAAIFKDQIELRVGSGFDIHAPITGTCEYLDVQQLAEASRVVFDKFHATQTGSIGRCAPVMEVLNGSVEKSTRKHDDKIRAVGHWDEQGNLDGYATWKSADRDDAINVIDFVPTNTDASVAMWAFLGSLDLVRRVRFNRARNDEHLPWALTDRRRYIVKEHDDLLWLRVLDPAAVLTARNYYTEGEVCFRVIDKMGIADGVWRLTVEKGKATCVPTDDEPELDINVAALGSTLLGGVNIHALTTVGWVKGNQQAIDVFGMLLRRRREPWCITPF
- the rpsR gene encoding 30S ribosomal protein S18, which produces MAGPQRKSVNKKKIMPVKTTRVANIDYKDINTLKRFISERGKIRARRVTGLSVQDQRKVAIAVKNAREVALLPYASTAR
- the rpsF gene encoding 30S ribosomal protein S6 translates to MRKYEVMVLIDSDVDERQVPALIEKHLETVTKEGGTVDNTDIWGRRTLAYDINKKSEAIYVVLQLTCEPATVSELDRLLAIDEKIVRTKVLRLED
- a CDS encoding type II toxin-antitoxin system RelE/ParE family toxin; this encodes MNLPQREHPAAVAEFDDAVRWYEDQEPGIGLAFMECAQSARLELAAWPHAGPLFTTTADGTLIRSKRIRRFPYRIIYTVDSDSILVLAYAHQRRKPGYWLQRHAET
- the rplI gene encoding 50S ribosomal protein L9 encodes the protein MKLILTSTIDKLGVAGDIVEVRDGYGRNYLIPQGKAILWSKGAETQIEGIKRARDAREIRGVEHAQEIRSQLEELTIKVAARASEEGSLFGSVTSNDFAVAVKKAGGPTIDKRAVSFPKHVKTLGQHAAELKLHPAVVAHVNFEVVSA
- a CDS encoding addiction module protein — its product is MTTTAEALLRDALALDADQRAVVANALFESLDDEAATASDAAWRREASRRLAEIRRDAVELEDADEHYARLRASLRQ
- a CDS encoding single-stranded DNA-binding protein, which translates into the protein MAGETQITIIGNLTSAPELRFTANGSAVANFRVASTPRTFDPQSNQFRDGDPLFLNCSVWRQHAENVAESLDKGMRVIVHGKLKSRSYQDREGQQRTVFEVDVDEVGPALRYATAQVTKTSGGGGGGQWQGGQNSGGDGGDSWSSSNNSSQNRGANDPWGPASQSDEPPF